One Oculatellaceae cyanobacterium DNA segment encodes these proteins:
- a CDS encoding HhoA/HhoB/HtrA family serine endopeptidase codes for MSSFVKQLATYVSLLVIGGGAGLLGSRYIKAQDTDTNGQSQAIQVALQQPFAPTKTSVAKDNLNFVAQAAEQVGPAVVRIDAARSVAQQVPEEFSDPLFRRFFGNQAPAPEERVERGTGSGFILSADGRLMTNAHVVAGSDTVKVTLKDGRTLTGKVLGADQVTDVAVVKIDATNLPSVKLGSSENLTPGDWAIAIGNPLGLDNTVTLGIVSATGRSSSQVGVPDKRVSFIQTDAAINPGNSGGPLLNSKGEVIGINTAIRAGAQGLGFAIPIETAERIANQLFSTGKVEHPYLGIQMLSLTSELKAEVNKSQGLPFKITSNKGVLIAKVVDNSPAAKSGLRAGDVIQKIDGKAVESAADVQQRVEGSEINGVLQLEVNRNGQIQTIPVRPGAFPTQEQPE; via the coding sequence ATGAGTTCATTTGTGAAGCAGCTAGCTACTTACGTCTCTTTGCTAGTTATCGGCGGTGGTGCTGGATTATTGGGCAGTCGCTATATCAAAGCACAGGACACCGACACTAATGGTCAATCTCAGGCTATTCAAGTTGCCCTACAGCAACCATTTGCCCCAACCAAGACCAGTGTTGCCAAAGATAACCTCAATTTCGTTGCCCAAGCTGCCGAACAAGTAGGGCCAGCCGTAGTACGGATTGATGCTGCTCGTAGTGTTGCCCAGCAAGTGCCAGAAGAATTTTCTGATCCATTATTCCGTCGCTTTTTTGGTAATCAAGCACCAGCGCCAGAAGAACGGGTAGAGCGTGGTACTGGCTCTGGCTTCATTCTCAGTGCAGATGGACGTTTGATGACTAATGCTCACGTGGTAGCTGGATCTGATACCGTAAAAGTGACGCTCAAAGATGGTCGGACTTTAACTGGTAAGGTCTTGGGCGCTGATCAAGTTACAGATGTGGCTGTTGTCAAAATTGATGCTACCAATTTGCCTAGCGTCAAGCTAGGAAGTTCTGAAAACTTAACGCCTGGAGATTGGGCGATCGCCATTGGTAACCCTCTAGGCTTAGATAACACCGTAACATTGGGAATTGTGAGTGCTACAGGTCGCTCTAGTTCTCAAGTAGGTGTACCTGATAAGCGAGTCAGTTTTATTCAAACTGATGCAGCAATTAACCCTGGTAACTCAGGCGGGCCATTATTAAACTCAAAAGGCGAAGTTATTGGAATTAACACTGCCATCCGTGCTGGCGCTCAAGGTTTAGGTTTTGCGATCCCAATTGAAACCGCAGAACGCATTGCTAATCAGTTGTTTAGTACAGGCAAGGTTGAACATCCCTATTTAGGCATCCAAATGTTAAGCCTAACTTCAGAACTCAAAGCAGAAGTCAATAAATCTCAAGGCTTACCTTTTAAAATCACCTCAAATAAAGGTGTGTTGATTGCAAAAGTTGTTGATAACTCACCCGCAGCTAAATCTGGTCTTCGTGCTGGAGATGTGATCCAAAAAATTGACGGCAAAGCAGTTGAATCTGCTGCTGATGTCCAGCAGCGCGTAGAAGGTAGTGAGATTAATGGAGTGCTGCAACTAGAAGTAAACCGTAATGGACAAATTCAAACAATTCCGGTACGTCCTGGCGCGTTCCCCACACAAGAGCAGCCTGAGTAA
- a CDS encoding CBS domain-containing protein, whose protein sequence is MQQTGLPLNSLAIEPAINRHPLVVAPDILLADVLALMSRARSRCVLPNSNSTIEAAEENTNFDPLIRQLGLNEEAASDAAGCVLVVQEKQLVGIFTNRDIVRLTAAGTSLTNLTITDVLPKQLISLNQSTSHDIFTVIALFRQHRIRHLPIIADDGQIMGIVTQESIRKVLQPVNLLTRLRLVSNVMATQVVHAPLTTSVMGLAQIMAEQQVSCIVITDDLKICPDENLGSFGKIHKSESANFKNLKPVGIVTEGDIVQFRALELDLSRLQAQDVMSSPLFCLRPTDALWVVHEEMQQRHVRRLVVVGDSGELVGVVSQTSLLQVLNPADMYGVIEVLQQLVDERTSELKNSNKLLREEIIERKKAELALLESHNDLKRQVEERTAELAKANALLKKDILNRVAAETALRKSESQLREQATRLEQTLQELQKTQAQLIHTEKMSSLGQLVAGIAHEINNPINFIYGNIAYADQYIQDIVHLLQLYKNYYPEPVPEIQEVAEDIDLDFVTRDLPKLLSSMKLGADRIRDLVLSLRNFVRLDEAEMKYVNIHDGLESTLSILQNQLKAKPGRAEIQIIKEYAKLPSVECHAGQLNQVFLNILSNAIDALEIRYKSRVVRQLLTTSVQQAHGGGLETQMEMADGLPWIRISTEVLANNWIAIRIADNGSGMSEEICKRLFDPFFTTKPVGEGQGLGLSISYQIVTEKHGGQIRCISQPGQGAEFVIEIPIQQQNHSGSLAIA, encoded by the coding sequence ATGCAGCAGACTGGTCTGCCCCTTAACTCATTAGCGATCGAGCCTGCAATTAACCGTCATCCCTTGGTTGTTGCTCCAGACATTCTTCTAGCTGATGTCTTAGCTCTAATGAGTAGGGCAAGAAGTAGATGTGTGCTGCCTAATTCAAATTCTACAATAGAAGCGGCTGAGGAAAATACCAACTTTGACCCACTAATCCGCCAACTAGGACTAAATGAAGAAGCTGCTAGTGATGCTGCTGGGTGTGTCTTAGTAGTGCAAGAAAAACAGTTGGTGGGAATATTTACCAATCGAGATATTGTTAGGTTAACTGCTGCTGGTACTTCTTTAACAAATCTTACTATTACTGATGTCTTACCAAAACAGTTAATTAGCCTTAATCAATCAACATCTCACGATATCTTTACAGTTATCGCTCTGTTTCGTCAGCATCGCATCCGCCACCTACCGATTATTGCTGATGATGGTCAGATAATGGGCATTGTGACACAAGAAAGTATTCGCAAAGTATTACAACCTGTTAATTTACTAACAAGATTGAGACTTGTTAGTAATGTTATGGCTACCCAGGTAGTCCATGCGCCATTGACTACTTCTGTGATGGGTTTAGCCCAGATTATGGCGGAACAGCAAGTTAGCTGCATAGTGATTACTGATGATTTAAAAATTTGTCCCGATGAAAATTTAGGAAGTTTTGGAAAGATTCATAAATCTGAGTCTGCTAATTTTAAGAATTTAAAACCAGTAGGGATTGTTACAGAAGGAGATATTGTACAATTTAGAGCATTAGAGTTGGATTTGTCGCGCTTGCAAGCTCAAGACGTAATGAGTTCACCGTTATTTTGTTTACGTCCAACAGATGCTTTGTGGGTTGTTCATGAAGAAATGCAGCAACGCCACGTGAGACGATTAGTAGTAGTTGGTGATAGTGGGGAATTAGTTGGAGTTGTTTCCCAAACTAGCTTACTGCAAGTGCTAAATCCAGCAGATATGTACGGTGTGATTGAAGTTTTACAGCAGCTAGTAGATGAAAGAACAAGCGAATTAAAGAATAGTAATAAATTATTGCGTGAAGAAATAATTGAACGTAAAAAAGCAGAATTAGCTTTATTAGAATCCCATAATGATTTAAAAAGACAAGTAGAAGAGCGCACGGCTGAATTAGCAAAAGCAAATGCACTGTTAAAAAAAGATATTTTAAATCGTGTGGCGGCGGAAACAGCATTGCGAAAATCAGAATCACAATTGAGAGAACAAGCAACCCGCCTAGAACAGACTTTGCAAGAGTTACAAAAAACTCAAGCTCAACTAATTCACACCGAAAAAATGTCTAGTTTAGGGCAATTGGTAGCAGGTATTGCCCACGAAATTAACAATCCAATTAATTTTATATATGGCAATATTGCCTATGCAGATCAATACATTCAAGATATAGTTCACTTGCTGCAACTATATAAAAATTATTATCCTGAGCCAGTGCCAGAAATTCAGGAAGTAGCCGAAGATATTGATCTAGATTTTGTCACCAGAGATCTGCCGAAACTACTAAGTTCAATGAAACTTGGTGCAGACAGAATTAGAGATTTGGTTTTGTCACTGCGGAACTTTGTACGCCTTGATGAAGCAGAGATGAAATATGTCAATATTCATGATGGGCTAGAAAGTACCCTGTCAATTTTGCAAAATCAGCTTAAGGCTAAACCAGGACGTGCAGAAATTCAGATAATTAAAGAGTATGCAAAACTACCATCTGTAGAATGCCATGCAGGGCAACTAAACCAAGTATTTCTGAATATTTTGAGTAATGCTATTGATGCGCTAGAAATTCGTTATAAGTCAAGAGTGGTACGTCAATTGCTGACAACTTCTGTACAGCAGGCTCATGGTGGAGGTTTGGAAACGCAGATGGAAATGGCTGACGGCTTACCTTGGATTCGGATCAGCACAGAAGTTTTAGCAAACAATTGGATAGCTATCCGAATTGCTGATAATGGTAGTGGAATGAGTGAAGAAATCTGTAAGCGTTTGTTTGACCCCTTTTTTACAACCAAACCTGTTGGGGAAGGCCAAGGGCTAGGGCTTTCTATCAGTTACCAAATTGTTACAGAAAAACATGGGGGTCAGATCAGGTGTATTTCCCAACCAGGTCAAGGAGCAGAGTTTGTGATTGAGATTCCAATACAGCAGCAAAATCATTCTGGCAGTTTAGCGATCGCCTGA